In Mycolicibacterium phocaicum, one DNA window encodes the following:
- a CDS encoding carbon-nitrogen hydrolase family protein, which translates to MRIALAQIGAGTDPEANLALVADHTARAADAGAQLVLFPEATMCRFGVPLAPVAQPLDGPWADAVRDLAARSGVTVVAGMFCPADDDTDGRVTNTLLATGPGVAAHYHKIHLYDAFGFAESRTVARGFEPVVIDVPTADGTVPVGLTTCYDVRFPELHLELAERGAKLLTVHASWGSGPGKLEQWTLLARARALDTGCVVAAVDQPYPGDELAKKGPTGSGGSLVASPTGDIVVQAGLAPELLVTDVDLAAVERARETIAVLRNRTPIPRKAQSQG; encoded by the coding sequence ATGCGCATCGCACTGGCCCAGATCGGCGCCGGCACCGATCCCGAGGCCAACCTGGCACTGGTCGCCGACCACACGGCGCGCGCCGCCGACGCCGGTGCCCAACTGGTCTTGTTCCCAGAGGCCACGATGTGCCGGTTCGGGGTGCCCCTCGCGCCGGTGGCGCAACCGCTCGACGGCCCGTGGGCGGACGCCGTCCGGGACCTCGCCGCACGTTCGGGCGTCACCGTGGTGGCGGGGATGTTCTGTCCGGCCGACGACGACACCGACGGCCGCGTCACCAACACGCTGCTCGCCACCGGCCCGGGCGTTGCCGCGCACTACCACAAGATTCACCTCTACGACGCCTTCGGATTCGCCGAATCACGCACTGTGGCAAGGGGTTTCGAGCCAGTCGTGATCGACGTTCCGACCGCCGACGGCACCGTGCCCGTCGGCCTCACGACGTGTTACGACGTCCGATTCCCGGAGTTGCATCTCGAGCTGGCCGAGCGCGGGGCCAAGCTGCTGACCGTCCACGCGTCGTGGGGTTCGGGTCCGGGCAAGCTGGAGCAGTGGACGCTGCTGGCCCGCGCCCGCGCGCTCGACACCGGCTGCGTCGTCGCCGCCGTCGACCAGCCCTACCCGGGTGACGAACTCGCCAAGAAGGGTCCGACCGGCAGCGGCGGCAGTCTGGTGGCCTCCCCCACAGGCGACATCGTGGTGCAGGCCGGCCTCGCGCCGGAACTGCTGGTCACCGACGTCGACCTGGCCGCCGTCGAGCGGGCCCGCGAGACCATCGCCGTGCTGCGCAACCGCACCCCGATTCCGCGTAAGGCACAATCGCAAGGGTGA
- a CDS encoding UDP-N-acetylmuramate dehydrogenase, producing the protein MVSSDIGGAAVDYDVPLAPLTSFRVGPVAARLITCDTTAKVVGALTALRDGPGPLLVLAGGSNVLVSDDMVDLTVVLLANTEITVEGNVVRAEAGALWDDVVVASLAHGLGGLECLSGIPGSAGATPVQNVGAYGAEVADTISRVRLFDRETGADSWVSPETLDFGYRHSVLKNSDQAVVLEVEFTLNPDGLSAPLRYGELASRLGAEAGTRVDALAVRDAVLALRRGKGMVSDPADHDTWSAGSFFTNPVVPHDVFERIRDATAGPVPNYPAPNGVKLAAGWLVEQAGFGKGYPGDGAAARLSTKHALALTNRGFAGSADVLALARTVRDGVKAAFGIDLTPEPCLIGCSL; encoded by the coding sequence GTGGTCAGTTCGGATATCGGGGGCGCGGCGGTCGACTATGACGTGCCGCTGGCACCCCTGACCTCGTTCCGCGTCGGACCGGTGGCAGCCCGTCTGATCACCTGCGATACCACCGCCAAGGTGGTCGGCGCGCTCACCGCGTTGCGGGACGGCCCGGGGCCGCTGCTGGTCCTGGCGGGCGGGTCGAATGTGCTGGTCTCGGACGACATGGTTGATTTGACCGTGGTGTTGCTGGCGAACACCGAGATCACCGTCGAGGGCAACGTGGTGCGGGCCGAGGCCGGCGCGCTGTGGGACGACGTCGTCGTGGCCTCGTTGGCGCACGGGCTCGGTGGCCTGGAATGCCTGTCCGGGATCCCGGGCTCGGCCGGGGCGACGCCGGTGCAGAACGTCGGGGCCTACGGTGCCGAGGTCGCCGACACCATCAGCCGGGTCCGGCTGTTCGACCGTGAGACGGGTGCCGACAGCTGGGTGAGTCCCGAGACGCTGGATTTCGGCTACCGGCACAGCGTGCTGAAGAACTCCGACCAGGCCGTCGTGCTCGAGGTGGAGTTCACGCTGAACCCGGACGGTCTCAGTGCCCCGCTGCGGTACGGCGAACTGGCGTCGCGGCTCGGCGCCGAGGCGGGCACGCGCGTCGACGCGCTGGCGGTCCGCGACGCGGTGCTGGCGTTGCGGCGCGGCAAGGGCATGGTGTCCGACCCCGCCGACCATGACACCTGGAGCGCCGGCTCGTTCTTCACCAACCCGGTCGTCCCGCACGACGTCTTCGAACGCATCCGCGACGCCACCGCCGGTCCCGTGCCCAATTACCCGGCGCCGAACGGGGTCAAGCTGGCGGCCGGCTGGCTCGTGGAACAGGCCGGTTTCGGCAAGGGATACCCGGGTGACGGCGCTGCGGCCCGGCTCTCGACCAAGCATGCGCTGGCCCTGACGAACCGGGGCTTTGCTGGCAGCGCTGACGTATTAGCGCTGGCCAGGACGGTTCGGGACGGCGTCAAGGCCGCTTTCGGGATAGATCTCACACCGGAACCGTGCTTAATCGGCTGTTCGCTGTAG
- a CDS encoding glycoside hydrolase family 3 N-terminal domain-containing protein, which translates to MPSPRSRLQSPVVLASAAAVIVVALIVAAVLSKPRPVDAPPPAANQPTAAPPPVPCRLDTVVTALSVRQKLAQLLMVGVKNLADAEAVVRQQEVGGIFITSWTDYSMLGGPLAALAQEPRPLPIAVSVDEEGGRVQRLRSLIGSQPSARELVAAGKTPEQVREIARLRGQAMKELGITIDFAPVVDITNAADGTVIGDRSWGNTAEVVTAYAGAYADGLRDAGVLPVLKHFPGHGHASGDSHQGGVVTPPLAQLESLDLVPYQSLTTRKPVAVMVGHMQVPGLTETDPASLSKAAYDLLRSGGYGGRPFDGPVFTDDLSSMGAITQRYSVPEAVLKALQAGADTALWITTKEVPEVLDRLQQAVDSGELPTERVDDAVRHMALTKDPSLACTR; encoded by the coding sequence ATGCCGTCACCCCGCAGCCGACTGCAATCGCCGGTCGTCCTGGCCTCGGCCGCGGCGGTGATCGTCGTCGCCCTGATCGTCGCGGCCGTGCTGAGCAAGCCGCGGCCCGTCGACGCCCCGCCACCGGCGGCCAACCAGCCCACCGCGGCCCCGCCGCCGGTCCCGTGCCGGCTGGACACCGTCGTGACCGCCCTCAGCGTGCGCCAGAAACTGGCCCAGCTGCTGATGGTCGGGGTCAAGAACCTGGCCGACGCGGAGGCCGTCGTCCGGCAGCAGGAGGTCGGCGGCATCTTCATCACCAGCTGGACCGACTACTCGATGCTCGGCGGTCCGCTGGCCGCGCTGGCGCAGGAGCCGCGGCCGCTGCCGATCGCGGTCAGTGTCGACGAGGAGGGCGGCCGGGTGCAGCGGCTGAGGAGCCTCATCGGCAGCCAGCCGTCGGCGCGCGAGCTCGTCGCCGCCGGCAAGACCCCCGAACAGGTTCGGGAGATCGCGCGGCTGCGCGGCCAGGCGATGAAGGAACTCGGCATCACCATCGACTTCGCGCCCGTCGTAGACATCACGAACGCGGCCGACGGCACCGTCATCGGCGACCGGTCGTGGGGCAACACCGCCGAGGTCGTCACCGCCTACGCCGGCGCGTACGCCGACGGCCTGCGTGACGCCGGTGTGCTGCCGGTGCTCAAGCACTTCCCCGGCCACGGTCATGCCTCCGGCGACTCGCACCAGGGCGGCGTCGTCACCCCGCCCCTGGCCCAGCTCGAGTCGCTGGACCTGGTGCCCTACCAGTCTCTGACGACTCGCAAACCCGTCGCGGTGATGGTCGGCCACATGCAGGTGCCCGGCCTCACCGAGACCGATCCGGCGAGCCTGTCCAAGGCCGCCTACGACCTGCTGCGGTCCGGTGGCTACGGCGGCCGCCCGTTCGACGGACCGGTGTTCACCGACGACCTGTCCAGCATGGGCGCCATCACGCAGCGCTACAGCGTGCCGGAAGCGGTGCTCAAAGCCCTGCAGGCCGGCGCCGATACCGCGCTGTGGATCACCACCAAAGAGGTGCCGGAGGTCCTCGACCGGCTGCAGCAGGCCGTCGACTCCGGCGAGCTGCCCACCGAACGCGTCGACGACGCCGTGCGGCACATGGCACTGACCAAGGATCCGTCCCTGGCCTGCACCCGCTGA
- a CDS encoding heparin-binding hemagglutinin: protein MAENKETNQPTIEDLKAPLFAAVGAADLALATVNEIVASLRERAEEARTDANARVEEGRARLTKLQEELPGQVEELREKFSTEELRKAAETYAENAQNTYNKLVERGEAALERLRAQSSIESVRERVEDVRGRVENYTDQVTELTQDALGNVASQTRAVGERAAKLVGVELPEKEEAPAKKAAPAKKAPAAKKAPAKAAATKAAPAKAAAKAPAKKAAPAKKVTQK from the coding sequence ATGGCAGAGAACAAAGAGACCAACCAGCCCACCATCGAAGACCTGAAGGCCCCCCTGTTCGCCGCCGTCGGCGCCGCGGACCTGGCGCTGGCCACCGTCAACGAGATCGTCGCGAGCCTGCGTGAGCGTGCCGAAGAGGCCCGCACCGATGCCAACGCCCGCGTCGAAGAGGGTCGTGCCCGCCTGACCAAGCTGCAGGAAGAACTGCCGGGTCAGGTTGAGGAACTGCGCGAGAAGTTCAGCACCGAAGAGCTGCGCAAGGCTGCCGAGACCTACGCCGAGAACGCGCAGAACACCTACAACAAGCTTGTCGAGCGTGGCGAGGCCGCGCTGGAGCGCCTGCGCGCCCAGTCGTCGATCGAGAGCGTCCGCGAGCGCGTCGAGGACGTCCGTGGCCGTGTCGAGAACTACACCGACCAGGTCACCGAGCTGACCCAGGACGCCCTCGGCAACGTCGCGAGCCAGACCCGCGCCGTCGGTGAGCGCGCCGCCAAGCTGGTCGGCGTCGAGCTGCCGGAGAAGGAAGAGGCCCCGGCCAAGAAGGCCGCCCCGGCGAAGAAGGCGCCGGCCGCCAAGAAGGCCCCGGCCAAGGCTGCTGCGACCAAGGCCGCCCCGGCCAAGGCTGCCGCCAAGGCTCCGGCCAAGAAGGCCGCTCCGGCCAAGAAGGTCACCCAGAAGTAG
- a CDS encoding helix-turn-helix domain-containing protein: protein MAQDADIAAVMSNAAQDIGSFIRTQREAAQVSVRQLAEKAGVSNPYLSQIERGLRKPSADVLNQIAKALRVSAEVLYVRAGILEPSAAGEVRDAIIADLSITERQKQVLLDIYTSFRQQNDAESKSLPDQPELEAASEEQTTTTDTHQVAN, encoded by the coding sequence GTGGCGCAGGATGCAGATATCGCCGCCGTCATGTCGAATGCAGCCCAGGACATCGGCAGCTTCATCCGCACCCAGCGGGAGGCTGCGCAGGTCTCGGTCCGCCAGCTCGCTGAGAAGGCGGGCGTCAGCAACCCCTACCTGAGCCAGATCGAGCGTGGCCTGCGCAAGCCGTCGGCCGATGTGCTGAACCAGATCGCCAAGGCGCTCAGGGTTTCGGCCGAGGTGCTCTACGTACGGGCCGGAATTCTGGAGCCCAGCGCTGCCGGCGAGGTGCGTGACGCCATCATCGCCGACCTCTCGATCACCGAGCGGCAGAAGCAGGTGCTGCTCGACATCTACACGTCCTTCCGGCAGCAGAACGATGCCGAGTCCAAATCGCTTCCTGATCAGCCTGAATTGGAAGCCGCGAGTGAGGAGCAGACAACGACGACTGACACTCACCAAGTAGCGAACTGA
- the deoC gene encoding deoxyribose-phosphate aldolase yields MSWTRQQVAALVDHTLLKPEATAADVASLCWEAADLGVCAVCVSPSMLGAVEVPERVKIATVVGFPSGKHDSQIKAREAALSVVGSDGRRGADEVDMVIDVGAAIAGDISAVFADISAVRGAAPMAVLKVIVESAALLNMAGAPTLADVCRAAADAGADFVKTSTGFHPAGGASVQAVEIMAQTVPALGIKASGGIRAAADAVALLDAGATRLGLSGTRAVLDGLN; encoded by the coding sequence ATGAGTTGGACCCGCCAGCAGGTGGCCGCACTGGTCGACCACACCTTGCTGAAGCCCGAGGCGACCGCCGCCGACGTGGCGAGCCTGTGCTGGGAGGCCGCCGATCTGGGGGTGTGCGCGGTCTGTGTGTCACCGTCGATGCTCGGCGCGGTCGAGGTGCCCGAGCGGGTCAAGATCGCGACCGTCGTGGGATTCCCGTCGGGCAAGCATGATTCGCAGATCAAGGCGCGCGAGGCCGCGTTGTCGGTCGTCGGGTCCGACGGCCGGCGCGGTGCCGACGAGGTCGACATGGTGATCGACGTGGGCGCCGCCATCGCCGGCGACATCTCGGCGGTGTTCGCCGATATTTCCGCGGTCCGCGGGGCCGCGCCGATGGCGGTGCTGAAGGTGATCGTGGAATCCGCGGCGCTGCTGAACATGGCCGGCGCGCCGACGCTGGCCGACGTCTGCCGTGCGGCCGCCGACGCCGGCGCCGATTTCGTGAAGACCTCCACCGGTTTCCACCCGGCGGGTGGTGCGTCCGTGCAGGCCGTGGAGATCATGGCCCAGACCGTCCCGGCGCTGGGTATCAAGGCCAGCGGCGGTATCCGTGCGGCCGCAGACGCCGTCGCGCTGCTGGACGCCGGCGCCACCCGGCTCGGCCTGTCCGGTACCCGCGCCGTCCTCGACGGGCTCAACTAG
- a CDS encoding DUF2599 domain-containing protein produces MAPAPLSTADPGEPIPQPAPAPPYIDHTRWTQWDGSKSLRVYPTWAGRRASGLGATQPGDEAWSEVLNLAPDADTPGMRAQFMCHWYFAEAGAPGKTSWNLEPWRPVVDDNQMVRARCNPGGAEEPF; encoded by the coding sequence CTGGCTCCGGCGCCGCTGTCCACAGCTGATCCCGGCGAACCCATTCCACAACCCGCCCCGGCGCCGCCCTACATCGACCACACCCGGTGGACGCAGTGGGACGGTTCGAAAAGCCTGCGGGTGTATCCGACGTGGGCCGGCCGGCGCGCGTCCGGCCTGGGCGCCACGCAGCCGGGAGACGAGGCCTGGTCCGAGGTCTTGAACCTTGCCCCCGACGCCGACACCCCCGGCATGCGCGCCCAGTTCATGTGCCACTGGTATTTCGCCGAAGCGGGCGCGCCCGGCAAGACCAGCTGGAATCTCGAGCCGTGGCGCCCGGTGGTCGACGACAACCAGATGGTGAGAGCACGTTGCAATCCCGGTGGCGCAGAGGAGCCGTTCTGA
- a CDS encoding methyltransferase domain-containing protein, translating to MNSPVGRSQGTPVGQPTRGTTGYNRLRRSDRWLVHSPRVRALLRAAPDPVVVDLGYGALPVTTVELASRLRTVRADVRVVGLEIHPDRVRLARELAGDVAEFGLGGFELAGHTPVLVRAFNVLRQYDVADVPAAWAEMTGRLAPGGLLVDGTCDELGRRCCWVLLDANGPVSLTLSCDPFAIERPSDLAERLPKVLIHHNVPGQPIHQLLQAADRAWATNAGHGVFGPRVRWRAMLDLLVAEGQPLEPPRRRLRDGVLTVPWSAVAPPP from the coding sequence ATGAACTCGCCCGTCGGCCGGTCACAGGGCACTCCTGTCGGCCAGCCGACGCGTGGCACAACGGGATACAACCGCCTGCGGCGCAGCGACCGCTGGCTCGTCCACTCGCCGCGCGTGCGGGCGCTGCTGCGCGCCGCGCCGGATCCCGTGGTCGTCGACCTCGGCTACGGCGCGCTTCCGGTGACCACCGTGGAACTGGCGTCCCGGCTGCGCACCGTCCGGGCCGACGTGCGAGTGGTAGGCCTGGAGATTCACCCGGACCGGGTGCGGCTGGCCCGGGAGCTGGCCGGCGACGTCGCCGAATTCGGCCTCGGCGGCTTCGAATTGGCCGGGCACACACCGGTTCTGGTGCGCGCGTTCAATGTGTTGCGGCAGTACGACGTCGCCGACGTACCCGCCGCGTGGGCGGAGATGACGGGCCGGCTCGCACCCGGCGGGCTGCTGGTCGACGGCACCTGCGACGAGTTGGGCCGGCGCTGCTGCTGGGTCCTGCTCGACGCCAACGGGCCCGTGAGCCTGACCCTGTCGTGCGACCCGTTCGCCATCGAACGGCCCTCCGATCTGGCGGAGCGACTGCCGAAAGTGCTTATCCACCACAATGTTCCGGGTCAGCCGATCCACCAGCTGCTGCAGGCCGCCGACCGCGCCTGGGCCACCAACGCCGGGCACGGGGTGTTCGGTCCGCGCGTCCGGTGGCGGGCGATGCTCGACCTGCTGGTGGCCGAGGGTCAACCGCTGGAGCCGCCGCGGCGCCGGTTGCGTGACGGCGTCCTGACGGTGCCGTGGTCGGCCGTCGCGCCCCCACCGTGA
- a CDS encoding SDR family NAD(P)-dependent oxidoreductase produces MSAEERSVRVAVVTGASSGIGAATAKTLAGLGFHVVCAARRADRITALAAEIGGTAVVTDVTDQASVDAFAAQVAALGPVHVLVNNAGGAKGLAPVAEADLEHWDWMWQTNVLGTLRVTRALLPALIASGDGLVVTVTSTAALETYDNGAGYIAAKHGQGALHRTLRGELLGKPVRLTEIAPGAVETEFSLVRFGGDAERADAVYQGITPLVAEDVAEVIGFVASRPPHVDLDQIVMRPRDQASASRFNRRPQ; encoded by the coding sequence ATGTCAGCTGAAGAACGCTCCGTGCGCGTCGCGGTGGTCACCGGCGCCAGCTCCGGAATCGGCGCCGCCACCGCGAAAACCCTTGCCGGCCTTGGCTTTCACGTCGTGTGCGCGGCCCGCCGCGCGGATCGGATCACCGCGCTCGCAGCCGAGATCGGTGGCACCGCCGTTGTGACAGACGTCACCGACCAGGCGTCGGTGGATGCTTTTGCGGCCCAGGTCGCGGCCCTGGGACCGGTGCACGTACTGGTCAACAACGCCGGCGGCGCCAAGGGCCTGGCGCCCGTCGCCGAGGCCGATCTGGAGCACTGGGACTGGATGTGGCAGACGAACGTGCTGGGCACTCTGCGCGTCACGCGGGCGCTGCTGCCCGCACTGATCGCATCGGGCGACGGACTGGTCGTCACCGTCACGTCGACCGCGGCGCTGGAGACGTACGACAACGGCGCCGGGTACATCGCCGCCAAGCACGGCCAGGGCGCACTGCACCGCACGCTGCGCGGTGAATTGTTGGGAAAACCGGTGCGGCTCACCGAGATTGCGCCGGGCGCCGTGGAGACGGAGTTCTCGCTCGTGCGGTTCGGCGGGGATGCCGAGCGCGCCGACGCGGTGTATCAGGGCATCACGCCTCTGGTCGCCGAGGACGTCGCCGAGGTCATCGGTTTCGTGGCGTCACGGCCGCCGCACGTCGATCTGGACCAGATCGTCATGCGGCCGCGCGACCAGGCGTCCGCCAGCCGCTTTAACCGCCGGCCGCAGTAG
- a CDS encoding DUF2505 domain-containing protein has product MARSFDMVAEYLGTVAQVHSAFCSKDYWLDRLAEGRADVSTLDSFAEDGHGGTDITTTQTMRAAGLPSIVTQFHFGDLSLVREEHWGPLADGRAVGTVRSRVPGAPATITGRGVLTATGDVARLNFSAHVEVRIPLVGGKLEAMLGQQLGYLIELEQKFTSDWIAARR; this is encoded by the coding sequence ATGGCCCGCTCTTTCGACATGGTTGCCGAATACCTCGGGACTGTGGCGCAGGTGCACAGCGCGTTCTGCAGCAAGGATTACTGGCTGGACCGGCTGGCAGAGGGCCGCGCCGACGTGTCGACCCTCGACTCGTTCGCCGAGGACGGCCACGGCGGCACGGACATCACCACCACGCAGACCATGCGCGCCGCCGGCCTGCCCAGCATCGTCACCCAATTCCACTTCGGTGACCTCAGCCTGGTCCGCGAAGAGCACTGGGGTCCACTCGCCGACGGGCGTGCCGTCGGGACGGTGCGCAGCCGCGTCCCCGGCGCGCCGGCGACCATCACCGGCAGGGGTGTCCTGACCGCCACGGGAGACGTTGCGCGGCTGAACTTCTCGGCGCACGTCGAGGTCCGCATCCCGCTGGTCGGCGGCAAGCTCGAGGCGATGCTGGGGCAGCAACTCGGCTATCTGATCGAGTTGGAGCAGAAATTCACCAGCGACTGGATCGCCGCCCGCCGGTAG
- a CDS encoding LmeA family phospholipid-binding protein: MTDPWARPANEDAAPSAEPAPEAPGAQPTEVLTAADQPAPAADVPPAYGAAAPAAAAYGADVPPTSYPAPQQVPATDPPKKRRGVMELLRDPMSLILIIVIALALSAAGVVGGEFYARSRGNSVVSQSVQCVVQDKVDVQFGATPFLWQVANKHYDHITVTTAGNQLRFAKGMKAQINIDDVKLDKTAKSAGTIGSLDATVTWSADGIKQTIADTVPVLGGLVSDVTTDPSSGTIVLDAPMTQIVAKPTLSDGTISLKVEQLTGLGFLLPRESIQPALDLFASQLTKDYPMGIRPEALQVTGTGVTAKFGTKNATIPLGQQDTCFSGL; encoded by the coding sequence GTGACTGACCCCTGGGCCCGCCCCGCCAATGAGGACGCCGCACCATCTGCCGAGCCCGCGCCGGAGGCTCCGGGTGCCCAGCCCACCGAGGTGCTGACGGCCGCCGACCAACCGGCACCGGCCGCCGACGTGCCACCCGCCTACGGCGCCGCCGCGCCCGCCGCGGCCGCCTACGGCGCCGACGTCCCACCGACGTCGTATCCGGCCCCGCAGCAGGTACCCGCCACCGATCCGCCAAAGAAGCGCCGCGGCGTCATGGAGCTGCTGCGCGACCCGATGTCGCTGATCCTGATCATCGTCATCGCCCTCGCGCTGTCGGCGGCCGGTGTGGTCGGCGGCGAGTTCTACGCGCGCAGCCGCGGCAACAGCGTCGTGTCGCAATCCGTCCAGTGCGTCGTCCAGGACAAGGTCGACGTGCAGTTCGGCGCGACCCCGTTCCTGTGGCAGGTCGCCAACAAGCACTACGACCACATCACGGTCACCACGGCCGGCAACCAGCTCCGGTTCGCCAAGGGCATGAAGGCCCAGATCAACATCGATGACGTCAAGCTCGACAAGACGGCGAAGTCGGCCGGCACCATCGGGTCCCTCGATGCGACCGTCACCTGGTCGGCCGACGGCATCAAGCAGACCATCGCCGACACCGTCCCGGTGCTGGGTGGCCTGGTCTCCGACGTCACCACCGACCCGTCGTCGGGCACCATCGTGCTGGACGCGCCGATGACCCAGATCGTGGCCAAGCCGACGCTGTCCGACGGCACCATCTCGCTCAAGGTGGAGCAGCTCACCGGCTTGGGCTTCCTGCTGCCGCGCGAGTCGATCCAGCCGGCGCTGGACCTGTTCGCGTCGCAGCTGACCAAGGATTACCCGATGGGCATCCGCCCGGAGGCCCTGCAGGTGACCGGTACCGGCGTGACCGCGAAGTTCGGCACCAAGAACGCGACCATCCCGCTGGGCCAGCAGGACACCTGCTTCTCCGGCCTCTGA
- a CDS encoding DUF2516 family protein translates to MYLGSLVGYVLFALQIAVLATTVYAFVHAAMQRPDAYTAVDKLTKPVWLAILGGGAVLGWIIGPPVGAAIAACATGVYLVDVKPKLLEVQGKSR, encoded by the coding sequence GTGTACCTCGGAAGCCTGGTGGGTTACGTCCTTTTCGCATTGCAGATCGCGGTGCTGGCCACGACCGTTTATGCGTTCGTGCATGCCGCGATGCAGCGGCCGGACGCCTACACGGCGGTCGACAAACTGACCAAGCCGGTGTGGCTGGCGATCCTGGGCGGCGGTGCCGTCCTGGGCTGGATCATCGGGCCGCCCGTCGGCGCGGCCATCGCGGCCTGCGCCACCGGTGTGTACCTGGTCGACGTGAAGCCCAAACTCCTTGAGGTCCAAGGGAAATCTCGGTAA
- a CDS encoding DUF445 domain-containing protein encodes MAHRPRPGPGPHPRHQASLEPHVSLAESFAGADHTADEERRRNLRRMKAVALSFLLGATVLFAVCTWLQARGGAYSWTGPWVGYVRAAAEAGMVGALADWFAVTALFRHPLGIPIPHTAIIPRKKDQLGEGLGTFVRENFMSPEVIETKLRDAQVASRLGKWLSEPVHAARVAAEASTVLRVLVELLRDEDVQHVLDRMIVKRIAEPQWGPPIGRVLESLLAERRQEALLQLLADRAFQWSLNAGEIIERVIERDSPTWSPRWVDHLVGDRIHRELMDFTDKVRRNPEHELRMSATKFLFDFADDLQNDEDTIARAERIKEQILARDEVARAAETAWSTAKRIILESVDDPSSVLRTRIADSVVRIGESLRDDAELRDKVDNWLVRGAKHLVAQYGTEITAIITETIERWDADEASRRIELHVGRDLQFIRINGTVVGSLAGLVIYTIAELLV; translated from the coding sequence GTGGCACACCGACCCAGGCCGGGACCTGGACCTCATCCGAGGCACCAGGCGTCCCTCGAACCGCACGTCAGCCTCGCGGAGTCGTTTGCCGGCGCCGATCACACGGCCGACGAAGAGCGACGCCGCAACCTGCGCCGGATGAAAGCGGTCGCGCTGAGCTTCCTGCTCGGTGCGACGGTGCTGTTTGCGGTGTGTACGTGGTTGCAGGCCCGTGGCGGCGCGTACAGCTGGACCGGGCCGTGGGTGGGCTATGTGCGGGCCGCCGCGGAGGCCGGCATGGTCGGCGCGCTGGCCGACTGGTTCGCCGTCACCGCGCTGTTCCGTCATCCGCTGGGCATCCCGATCCCGCACACCGCGATCATTCCGCGCAAGAAGGACCAGCTCGGCGAGGGTCTCGGCACCTTCGTCCGCGAGAACTTCATGTCGCCGGAGGTGATCGAGACCAAGCTGCGCGACGCCCAGGTGGCCAGCCGGCTGGGCAAGTGGCTGTCGGAGCCGGTGCACGCGGCGCGGGTGGCCGCCGAGGCGTCGACGGTGCTGCGCGTGCTGGTGGAGCTGCTGCGCGACGAAGACGTCCAGCACGTGCTGGACCGGATGATCGTCAAGCGGATCGCCGAACCGCAGTGGGGTCCGCCGATCGGCCGGGTCCTGGAGAGCCTGCTGGCGGAGCGGCGACAGGAGGCGCTGCTGCAGCTGCTCGCCGACCGCGCGTTCCAGTGGTCGCTCAACGCCGGCGAGATCATCGAGCGGGTCATCGAGCGGGATTCGCCGACATGGTCGCCGCGCTGGGTCGACCACCTCGTGGGCGACCGGATTCACCGCGAGCTGATGGACTTCACGGACAAGGTGCGCCGCAACCCCGAGCATGAACTGCGGATGTCGGCGACGAAGTTCCTCTTCGATTTCGCCGACGATCTGCAGAACGACGAGGACACCATCGCGCGGGCCGAGCGGATCAAGGAGCAGATCCTGGCGCGTGACGAGGTGGCCCGCGCGGCAGAGACGGCGTGGAGCACTGCCAAGCGCATCATCCTCGAATCGGTGGACGATCCGTCGTCAGTTTTGCGCACCAGGATTGCAGACTCGGTGGTGCGGATCGGGGAGTCCCTGCGGGACGACGCGGAGCTCCGGGACAAGGTCGACAACTGGCTCGTCAGGGGCGCAAAACACCTTGTGGCGCAATATGGGACGGAGATCACAGCGATCATCACCGAGACCATCGAGCGCTGGGACGCCGACGAGGCGAGCCGGCGAATCGAGCTCCATGTGGGCCGTGACCTGCAGTTCATCCGGATCAACGGCACGGTCGTCGGATCGCTGGCGGGCCTGGTCATCTACACGATCGCGGAGCTTCTCGTCTGA